In the genome of Noviherbaspirillum saxi, the window TTGAACCAATTGCATTTCCACAAGTCAACTACATAAGCCGCGTAGATGTTGCAATGAAACAAGGGACCGGGGATTGACGACAGAACGCGATATCGATCAACTGCTTGTCGAGCGTGTACAACACGGCGATAAAAAGGCGTTTGAGCTGCTGGTAAGCAAATATCAGCGTAAGCTCATGCGACTGGTATCGCGGCTTGTACGCGACCAGGCAGAGGCTGAGGACGTTGTTCAGGAAGCCTTTATCAAGGCTTATCGGGCGCTGCCTCAGTTCAGGGGCGATTCTGCGTTTTATACATGGCTTTATCGGATCGGTATCAATACCGCGAAGAATTACCTTGTGACGCAGGGCCGACGTGCGCCGACTTCCACGGAAGCTGATGCTGAAGAAGCTGAGACATTTGATGATGGCGAACACCTCAGGGATATCAATACCCCC includes:
- the rpoE gene encoding RNA polymerase sigma factor RpoE, which produces MTTERDIDQLLVERVQHGDKKAFELLVSKYQRKLMRLVSRLVRDQAEAEDVVQEAFIKAYRALPQFRGDSAFYTWLYRIGINTAKNYLVTQGRRAPTSTEADAEEAETFDDGEHLRDINTPESMLATKQIAETVNVAMDALPDELRIAITLREIEGLSYDEIAEAMGCPIGTVRSRIFRAREAIAEKLRPLLGTAIDKRW